A window of the Archocentrus centrarchus isolate MPI-CPG fArcCen1 chromosome 17, fArcCen1, whole genome shotgun sequence genome harbors these coding sequences:
- the LOC115796082 gene encoding uncharacterized protein LOC115796082: MNTAEKLLNITQRGNKKKLVLIKWLQKLKLLSKKKRCSLCERKMKMRKGGNTRDGYRWVCRRHNRFMSKSIRDGSIFSGSRSSLTSWMMFMHRFAQGLRLRQVDLIEEGVCGSSRTLSKMSKTLRRVCVQAVKHLKRRGKMRIGGRHGFVVIDESKFCHKRKYARGRFGATWRRRGWVFGLLEVNQRRRRPVLKFVRRRNSERLLPIIQRYVRPASTILSDSWRSYCRLRQHGYIHYQVNHQRFFVHPATGAHTQHIERSWRTFKQEVYRFRGNMTEKSLREILHFIEWNYWLGRQHRNGPLGRLFKDIRAIHPVQ, encoded by the exons ATGAACACCGCTGAAAAATTAttaaacataacacaaaggGGAAATAAGAAGAAGCTTGTACTTATAAAATGgcttcaaaaactgaaattactctcaaaaaagaagagatgctctctgtgtgaaagaaaaatgaaaatgagaaaaggtgGCAACACAAGAGATGGATATCGCTG GGTGTGTCGAAGACATAATAGATTCATGTCCAAATCCATAAGAGATGGGTCTATTTTCTCAGGCTCTCGCTCCTCCTTGACTTCTTGGATGATGTTCATGCATAG GTTTGCACAAGGGCTAAGACTGAGGCAAGTGGACTTAATTGAAGAGGGAGTCTGTGGAAGCAGCCGCACTTTGTCCAAGATGTCCAAGACACtaaggagggtgtgtgtgcaaGCAGTTAAGCACCtgaagaggagggggaaaaTGAGAATAGGTGGAAGACatggttttgttgtcattgATGAGAGCAAGTTTTGTCACAAGAGAAAG TATGCACGCGGGCGATTTGGTGCTACTTGGCGCAGGAGAGGCTGGGTTTTTGGATTGTTGGAAGTCAATCAACGGAGAAGGAGGCCTGTGTTGAAATTTGTTCGCAGACGAAATTCTGAAAGACTACTTCCTATTATACAGCGATATGTTAGACCTGCAAGTACAATTTTGAGTGACTCTTGGCGTTCCTACTGCAGACTGAGGCAACATGGGTATATACACTACCAAGTCAATCACCAGAGGTTTTTTGTTCACCCTGCTACAGGAGCACATACCCAGCATATAGAAAGGTCCTGGAGAACCTTTAAGCAAGAGGTGTACCGTTTCAGAGGCAACATGACTGAGAAGTCACTGAGAGAGATCCTACATTTTATTGAGTGGAACTACTGGCTGGGTAGACAACACAGAAATGGACCCCTTGGTCGCCTTTTCAAGGATATAAGAGCCATACATCCAGTACAATAA
- the LOC115796083 gene encoding uncharacterized protein LOC115796083 codes for MPLRRRYNTANQVHPSVSADGSAGSAQVEQLDNVEGKGETPGTPSTLAPTATAIIQQLRDKITVLEDERNFLREQLKKALDNIPTTSAKRHHSPSSSSSSDSSASDSESSSSPSDGKKSKKAKKKKKKKVSQFGKRMKHPEDVKHRYMFVLKTFKKTHSLNRSCEKLNVDRNTIAYTAVIAEVLLVADSEEKCRVPPFTGGSLLKYAKEVKVFLDDEPELRARIDKKKKERELLPISYKIKGN; via the exons ATGCCTTTAAGAAGAAGGTACAACACAGCCAACCAGGTACATCCATCTGTGAGTGCTGATGGCAGTGCTGGATCTGCACAGGTGGAACAACTTGACAATGTAGAGGGTAAAGGAGAAA CGCCAGGAACTCCATCTACGTTGGCTCCAACTGCTACAGCAATAATTCAGCAGCTAAGAGACAAAATTACTGTCCTTGAAGATGAAAGAAATTTCCTcagagaacagctgaaaaaagcacTGGATAACATCCCTACTACTTCAG CAAAACGACATCATTCCCCCTCAAGTTCCAGTTCCTCAGATTCATCAGCCTCAGACTCTGAGTCGTCTTCTTCACCGAGTGACGGGAAAAAGAGCAAGaaggccaagaagaagaagaagaagaaagtgtcaCAGTTTGGCAAAAGAA TGAAACACCCAGAAGATGTCAAACACAGGTATATGTTTGTTCTTAAAACattcaagaaaacacacagcctGAACCGAAGTTGTGAAAAACTCAACGTGGATCGAAACACTATTGCCTACACAGCCGTCATTGCTGAAGTCCTTTTGGTAGCGGACAGCGAGGAGAAATGTAGGGTTCCACCCTTTACTGGCGGCTCACTCCTTAAGTATGCAAAAGAGGTGAAGGTTTTCCTTGATGATGAGCCAGAGTTAAGAGCAAGaatagacaaaaagaaaaaagagagagagttgtTGCCCATCTCTTACAAAATCAAAGGGAATTAG